One region of Halohasta litchfieldiae genomic DNA includes:
- a CDS encoding CBS domain-containing protein, producing the protein MESKPRVKEYMTHEVSTVSPDDSVDEVTRRIVESEGHNGFPVCRELTVKGFVTARDLLAADSETPISAVMTPDILVADPEMAVTDAARVILRSGIQKLPVVDDEGRLIGILSNTDVVRSQIERVTPEKVGKLRRSLEQIHNGVELTEERRTVSLADLTPTQERVYADELAGRRYELERGLAEPLVVIDNTGTADTDTPELYLADGHHRVLAADSLDIPEMDAYVIVLNESVDLGIAKTANKHDLTSIEDIAIVDYARHPLVETTERLQE; encoded by the coding sequence ATGGAGAGCAAGCCGCGGGTCAAGGAGTATATGACTCACGAAGTCTCGACGGTGTCGCCGGACGATTCGGTCGACGAAGTGACACGCCGGATCGTCGAAAGCGAGGGCCACAACGGGTTTCCGGTCTGTCGAGAGCTGACCGTCAAGGGGTTCGTGACCGCCCGAGATCTGCTTGCAGCCGACAGCGAGACGCCGATTTCGGCAGTGATGACTCCCGATATTCTGGTTGCCGATCCCGAAATGGCGGTGACCGATGCTGCTCGCGTAATTCTTCGGTCGGGGATTCAGAAGCTCCCGGTCGTCGACGACGAGGGTCGACTGATCGGTATTCTCTCGAACACCGATGTGGTCCGGAGCCAGATCGAACGCGTCACACCCGAGAAGGTGGGCAAACTCCGGCGGAGCCTCGAACAGATCCACAATGGGGTCGAACTCACCGAGGAGCGACGAACCGTTTCGCTGGCCGATCTCACACCGACACAGGAGCGCGTCTACGCCGACGAACTCGCCGGTCGACGCTACGAACTCGAACGGGGACTCGCCGAGCCGCTGGTCGTCATCGACAACACCGGAACAGCCGACACCGATACTCCCGAACTGTATCTCGCCGATGGCCACCATCGCGTGTTGGCCGCCGACAGTCTAGATATTCCTGAGATGGACGCCTACGTAATCGTCCTCAACGAGTCTGTCGACCTCGGGATCGCGAAGACAGCCAACAAACACGACCTGACGAGCATCGAAGACATCGCAATCGTCGATTACGCCCGCCACCCGCTCGTCGAGACGACCGAGCGGCTTCAGGAGTAG
- a CDS encoding DHHA1 domain-containing protein, translating into MMRRLVLGDGALGRTLIDRAVSQPGELYVVTADSGWVTTLRDDSIAAVEGDPADPTQYPSAADIVVIAADDPAQTERITDTARQQFPDSMLLVTIGVDATAAQRRRLGEVADTVVDPREKITDRVIEATAHTQGGGMGLLLSTLRSLSKPLAVVAHDNPDPDAIASAVGLVRIAESVGVPAEACYFGEISHQENRALVNLLDLTLRPVDTDVFDPDDYGAIALVDHAQPGVNDSLPPETPVQIVVDHHPARMPIDTTDRYVDIRPDVGSTSTIITEYFRRLGISPDQQLSTALLYGIQTDTKRFTREVSEADFEAAATLTGTASEADLERIESPSVTPSVVETLATAIQRRDVRGSALATCVGAITDRDALAQAADDLLDMEGISTVLVYGYTEEMIYVSGRTRGGTVDLGETLREALDQIGSAGGHANMAGAQLPLGILNDLCESDELADVVHDLIAGRFFAALDAATESAEYMINPPLGGSKQ; encoded by the coding sequence ATGATGCGTCGGCTCGTTCTCGGTGATGGGGCACTCGGTCGGACCCTGATAGACCGTGCGGTCTCACAGCCGGGCGAGCTGTACGTCGTTACCGCCGACAGCGGCTGGGTGACGACGCTCCGGGACGACAGTATTGCGGCCGTCGAGGGCGATCCCGCCGATCCAACGCAGTACCCCTCAGCCGCCGATATCGTCGTCATCGCTGCCGATGATCCGGCACAAACCGAACGAATTACCGACACTGCCAGACAGCAGTTCCCCGACTCAATGCTGCTCGTCACTATCGGCGTGGATGCCACAGCCGCACAACGGCGTCGACTCGGGGAGGTGGCCGACACGGTGGTCGATCCCCGAGAAAAAATCACGGACCGAGTGATCGAGGCGACCGCACACACGCAGGGTGGTGGAATGGGGCTGCTGTTGTCGACGCTCCGGTCACTCTCCAAACCGCTGGCCGTGGTGGCTCACGACAACCCCGATCCGGACGCGATTGCGAGTGCGGTCGGGCTGGTTCGGATCGCCGAATCGGTCGGTGTCCCGGCCGAAGCCTGCTACTTCGGCGAGATTTCTCATCAAGAGAACCGTGCGCTGGTCAACCTCCTAGATCTCACGCTCCGGCCGGTCGACACCGATGTGTTCGATCCCGACGACTACGGTGCAATCGCGCTGGTCGACCACGCCCAGCCGGGTGTTAATGACAGCCTACCGCCGGAAACACCCGTCCAAATCGTCGTCGACCACCACCCAGCCCGGATGCCAATCGACACAACCGACAGATACGTCGACATTCGGCCGGACGTCGGCTCGACGAGCACGATTATCACCGAGTATTTCCGACGGCTTGGTATCTCGCCCGACCAACAGCTGTCGACGGCCCTGCTGTATGGAATTCAGACCGATACCAAACGGTTCACCAGGGAGGTCTCGGAGGCCGATTTCGAGGCCGCAGCTACCCTCACAGGAACCGCCAGCGAGGCCGATCTCGAACGGATCGAATCACCGAGCGTTACCCCGTCGGTCGTCGAAACGCTGGCCACCGCGATTCAGCGACGTGATGTCCGGGGATCAGCACTGGCAACGTGTGTCGGCGCGATCACCGACCGAGACGCCCTCGCTCAAGCCGCCGACGATCTGCTGGATATGGAGGGGATTTCGACGGTGCTCGTCTATGGCTACACCGAGGAGATGATCTATGTCTCGGGACGGACACGCGGCGGGACAGTCGACCTCGGCGAGACACTTCGGGAGGCGCTCGATCAGATCGGGAGTGCCGGTGGCCACGCGAACATGGCCGGCGCACAGCTCCCGCTCGGTATTCTGAATGACCTCTGTGAGAGCGATGAGCTCGCCGATGTCGTTCACGACCTGATCGCAGGGCGGTTTTTCGCCGCACTCGATGCGGCGACGGAGTCAGCCGAGTACATGATCAACCCACCGCTCGGCGGCTCGAAACAGTAG